One part of the Pseudoalteromonas piscicida genome encodes these proteins:
- a CDS encoding sensor domain-containing diguanylate cyclase, whose translation MNKRIFLQISGLVIFTILVSGGLFYWSTLLNHSISSFHQSWQSETEVAIKRAELLAELERSFGYNGFIHHFKNYVLRQDEIYYEQALADVEATKATILKLQSTALSSQETKALAAIQHTFDEYTQMLALAKSKFTSRRLSSEVVDRLVKVDDTDAEAAFNYLRKSIGEKFELAKQNQSVKLAQTQELSNTGILLLLPIVLLFACLNIFTLIFVVKLINEKRKLFNSTPDAILYCDKDGRLTEVNKACTDLFGYQPQELLGMQVEDLIPERYISKHVVDREKFQGTSTMRRVTHDGLKIVGRHQSGVEIPVDIALSTVSVSKNDVFIAVIRDLRQEQELKNRAELDFLTQVMNRRKIEALLKEEVQRAIRYHRALSLLVIDVDHFKQLNDTAGHQDGDNALKEVGQFLREQARPSDHIGRWGGDEFVIICPETRPDAALNFAQRLVHEFTRFTSFGLTFSIGVAGYELIGESFNHKRCFEEADLALYESKKSGRDRASLYIAPRSSLDKKA comes from the coding sequence ATGAATAAACGTATTTTTTTGCAGATCAGTGGCTTAGTTATTTTTACTATTTTGGTGAGTGGTGGCCTATTTTATTGGTCCACCTTGTTAAACCACTCCATTTCTTCATTTCATCAGTCATGGCAATCAGAAACTGAAGTTGCAATTAAACGTGCTGAACTGCTAGCTGAACTGGAGCGTAGCTTTGGTTATAACGGCTTTATTCATCACTTCAAAAATTATGTACTACGCCAAGACGAGATTTATTACGAACAGGCTTTAGCTGATGTTGAAGCGACCAAAGCGACAATCCTAAAATTGCAAAGTACGGCGCTTAGCAGCCAAGAGACAAAGGCATTAGCCGCTATTCAACACACCTTTGATGAATATACACAAATGCTTGCGCTTGCTAAATCAAAATTCACATCGAGAAGATTGAGTTCTGAGGTTGTGGATCGCTTAGTGAAAGTAGATGACACGGACGCAGAAGCTGCATTTAATTATTTGCGTAAGTCGATTGGTGAGAAGTTTGAGCTTGCAAAGCAAAACCAATCGGTAAAGCTTGCTCAAACCCAAGAGTTGAGTAACACCGGTATATTGTTGCTGCTACCAATAGTCTTGTTGTTTGCTTGCTTAAACATCTTTACGCTCATTTTTGTGGTTAAACTTATCAACGAAAAGCGAAAGCTATTCAACTCTACTCCTGATGCCATTTTATATTGTGATAAAGACGGTAGGCTTACAGAGGTCAATAAGGCCTGTACAGATTTATTTGGGTATCAGCCTCAAGAGCTATTAGGTATGCAAGTTGAAGACCTCATTCCAGAGCGGTATATAAGTAAACATGTTGTGGACAGAGAGAAGTTCCAAGGCACGTCTACCATGCGTAGGGTGACGCATGATGGTCTAAAAATTGTAGGGAGGCACCAATCAGGTGTGGAGATCCCAGTGGATATCGCGTTATCTACGGTGTCCGTCTCTAAAAATGATGTTTTTATTGCGGTGATCCGAGATTTACGTCAAGAACAAGAATTGAAGAACCGGGCTGAACTGGATTTCTTAACCCAGGTTATGAATCGCAGAAAGATTGAAGCGCTGTTGAAAGAAGAAGTACAGCGGGCCATACGCTATCATCGAGCGCTTTCGCTACTGGTAATCGATGTTGATCATTTTAAACAATTAAATGACACTGCAGGACATCAAGATGGTGATAATGCATTGAAAGAAGTTGGGCAATTCTTAAGAGAGCAGGCACGACCAAGCGACCATATTGGACGATGGGGCGGTGATGAATTTGTAATTATCTGCCCCGAGACTAGACCGGATGCCGCGCTTAATTTTGCACAACGGCTGGTGCATGAATTTACTCGTTTCACCAGCTTTGGACTGACATTTAGCATTGGCGTCGCGGGGTATGAGCTTATTGGTGAAAGCTTTAATCACAAACGATGTTTTGAAGAAGCTGATTTAGCCCTCTATGAGTCGAAAAAGTCAGGTCGAGATCGTGCTTCGCTTTATATCGCGCCACGCAGTTCTCTTGACAAAAAGGCGTAG
- a CDS encoding elongation factor P hydroxylase: MHKIEDLIAVFNGLFLHTLNTELVVGDDEPIYLPANESYPHHRIIFAHGFYASALHEVAHWLVAGEARRQLEDYGYWYCPDGRDKAQQLEFEKVEVKPQAIEWVLSVAAGFSFNVSVDNLNGEQTCRFSFQQRVHQQVLALLESGFNTRTTQLLNALSNFYNTPWPLRQQQFNWDIPTELSMEFDDAI; encoded by the coding sequence ATGCATAAAATAGAAGACCTCATTGCTGTTTTTAATGGGTTATTCCTGCACACGCTTAACACGGAGCTGGTAGTGGGCGACGATGAGCCTATCTATCTACCTGCAAATGAATCATACCCTCATCACCGCATTATTTTTGCTCATGGCTTTTATGCCAGTGCTTTGCATGAAGTTGCACATTGGCTCGTTGCGGGTGAAGCACGTCGGCAACTCGAAGATTACGGCTACTGGTATTGTCCCGATGGACGAGATAAGGCGCAGCAGCTCGAATTTGAAAAAGTGGAAGTGAAACCACAAGCGATTGAGTGGGTGTTAAGTGTCGCGGCTGGTTTTTCATTTAATGTTTCCGTTGATAACCTCAATGGTGAACAAACTTGCCGTTTCAGCTTTCAACAACGAGTGCATCAGCAAGTGCTAGCTTTATTAGAAAGTGGATTTAATACCAGAACGACTCAACTACTCAACGCATTAAGCAATTTTTATAATACACCTTGGCCGTTACGCCAGCAGCAATTTAACTGGGATATCCCGACAGAGCTAAGCATGGAGTTTGACGATGCAATTTAA
- a CDS encoding ATP-NAD kinase family protein, whose protein sequence is MQFKLGLIINPLAGLGGSVALKGSDGAETAQQALALGAEPRANQRAKTALTQLLPHQQNIAIFTVNGEMGERTAKELGFNTQVIYQTQSTVTRPEDTETAAQMMQQLGVDLILFAGGDGTARNICHAVGDSCPVLGIPAGCKIHSGVYAITPKAAGRVVELLVTGELVSIGEADVMDIDEAAFREGTVRAKRFGEMQVPTELRYVQAVKNGGKESDELVLADIAAYVVAEMEEDETYIMGSGSTVAAVMEEMGLDNTLLGVDVVRDQALIAQDQTAQQLLSLADDKTKLVITLIGGQGHIFGRGNQQLSPNLIKKIGKDNIILIATKSKLKALNGRPLIADTGDEQLDESLAGFIKVITGFNDHVMYAIGHQE, encoded by the coding sequence ATGCAATTTAAGCTTGGACTTATCATCAATCCTTTAGCTGGGCTTGGTGGGAGCGTTGCACTAAAAGGTAGCGATGGTGCAGAAACAGCTCAACAAGCATTGGCGTTAGGTGCAGAGCCTCGCGCTAATCAGCGAGCAAAAACGGCTTTAACGCAACTGCTTCCACATCAACAAAACATCGCAATATTTACCGTTAACGGTGAGATGGGGGAGCGTACGGCAAAAGAGCTAGGTTTTAACACCCAAGTGATTTATCAAACTCAAAGCACGGTAACTCGTCCTGAAGATACCGAGACCGCAGCGCAAATGATGCAACAGCTCGGTGTCGATTTGATTTTGTTTGCTGGTGGCGATGGCACTGCCCGTAACATTTGCCACGCGGTGGGTGATTCATGTCCTGTACTTGGGATCCCTGCTGGGTGCAAAATTCATAGCGGCGTATACGCGATAACGCCAAAAGCAGCAGGTAGAGTCGTTGAACTTTTGGTTACCGGAGAGCTCGTCTCTATTGGCGAAGCCGATGTGATGGACATTGATGAAGCTGCATTTCGTGAAGGGACTGTACGCGCTAAGCGATTTGGTGAAATGCAAGTGCCGACCGAGCTGAGATATGTGCAAGCGGTGAAAAATGGTGGCAAAGAAAGCGATGAGCTGGTGTTGGCAGATATCGCCGCCTATGTGGTTGCCGAAATGGAAGAAGACGAAACCTACATTATGGGATCTGGTTCGACCGTTGCAGCAGTGATGGAAGAGATGGGACTTGATAATACACTTCTTGGTGTTGATGTGGTAAGGGACCAAGCGCTGATCGCGCAAGATCAAACCGCGCAGCAATTGTTGTCGCTTGCTGATGACAAAACAAAGCTAGTGATCACATTAATTGGTGGGCAAGGACACATTTTTGGCCGCGGTAATCAGCAGCTAAGCCCTAACCTCATCAAAAAAATCGGTAAAGATAATATTATCCTTATCGCCACAAAATCGAAATTAAAGGCCTTAAATGGTCGTCCTTTAATTGCTGATACCGGTGACGAACAACTTGACGAGTCCTTAGCTGGATTTATTAAAGTGATCACTGGATTCAATGACCATGTGATGTACGCCATAGGCCATCAAGAATAA
- a CDS encoding YfcL family protein: MSLVEYVEKAQQFFDELVDRASDDELFAGGYLRGHFDLAVGYAQVEEADLSIDELNAKVESSLVKAYRNGELNDDDKAHVVSIWEQVQNLK; encoded by the coding sequence ATGTCTTTAGTAGAATATGTAGAGAAAGCGCAGCAGTTTTTTGATGAGCTTGTTGATAGAGCGAGCGATGATGAACTATTTGCTGGCGGCTATTTACGCGGTCACTTTGACTTAGCGGTAGGCTATGCGCAAGTAGAGGAAGCAGATCTTTCGATTGATGAGTTAAATGCCAAAGTTGAGAGCAGCTTGGTAAAAGCATACCGAAATGGAGAGCTAAATGACGATGATAAAGCGCACGTAGTTTCTATTTGGGAGCAGGTGCAAAATCTAAAATAA
- a CDS encoding NRAMP family divalent metal transporter gives MPALLSLKGKFAIFGPGILMATAAIGGSHLVSSTQAGALFGGQLIWLIVAVNLLKYPFFKYAVEYTSHSKHTVVEGYHAHYRFGFKVFVLLNIFAAIVNTAGVLLLTASLLSYSLPFPINIELLSFILLASCLAILLVGHYKILDVTSKWVMIILTISTVMALAIAVNNGPAHPAPIDPVSPYDIALLGFLVALMGWMPAPIEISAINSSWLKTKMAKQPLTSSQILLDFKVGYFVTLGLAVVFCLLGMLMQYGQDKPVELAGVAFSQQLIDMYANTIGEWARWLIAGVAFLCMFGTTITVLDGYSRVLSESLQLLRPNTTKKSYTLILLLQAALGMAVVLFFKADLKSMLMFAMSSAFVTTPIFAWMNLGLVKGEIYRRQPMYTKILTGLGLVYLVGFALLFIYWRFLM, from the coding sequence TTGCCAGCGCTGCTATCTCTTAAAGGCAAGTTTGCCATCTTTGGGCCTGGAATATTAATGGCAACTGCTGCTATCGGTGGTTCACATCTCGTTTCGTCAACTCAGGCTGGGGCACTATTTGGTGGTCAATTGATCTGGCTAATTGTTGCCGTTAATTTGCTCAAATATCCCTTTTTCAAATATGCAGTAGAGTACACAAGTCACTCTAAGCACACTGTCGTCGAAGGCTATCATGCACATTACCGCTTCGGATTTAAGGTTTTTGTGCTACTCAATATTTTCGCAGCCATTGTAAATACCGCGGGTGTGCTATTACTTACAGCAAGTCTCTTGAGCTACTCGCTGCCATTTCCAATAAATATTGAATTGTTAAGCTTTATACTTTTGGCTAGCTGCTTGGCAATCTTATTGGTTGGGCATTACAAAATACTCGATGTGACTAGCAAATGGGTAATGATAATTTTGACCATTTCCACGGTTATGGCACTTGCTATTGCAGTTAATAATGGACCGGCCCATCCAGCCCCCATTGATCCGGTTTCCCCCTACGACATCGCACTACTGGGGTTTTTAGTTGCTTTAATGGGTTGGATGCCTGCACCAATCGAGATTTCTGCCATTAATTCCTCTTGGCTAAAAACGAAGATGGCTAAACAACCGCTAACAAGTAGCCAGATCCTACTGGATTTCAAGGTGGGATATTTTGTTACGCTGGGTCTTGCGGTCGTTTTTTGTTTGCTCGGTATGCTCATGCAATATGGTCAAGATAAGCCTGTTGAACTCGCAGGTGTTGCGTTCTCACAGCAGCTCATTGATATGTATGCCAATACGATTGGCGAATGGGCCAGATGGCTAATTGCAGGCGTCGCATTTTTATGTATGTTTGGAACAACGATCACGGTGTTAGACGGCTACTCCCGAGTGCTTAGTGAATCGCTTCAGCTGTTACGCCCTAACACAACGAAAAAGAGTTACACGCTCATTCTATTGCTACAAGCAGCGCTTGGTATGGCCGTAGTGCTGTTTTTTAAAGCCGACTTAAAGAGCATGCTGATGTTTGCCATGAGCTCAGCGTTTGTCACTACTCCCATCTTTGCTTGGATGAATTTAGGATTAGTGAAAGGTGAGATCTATCGCCGTCAACCCATGTACACCAAGATTTTAACGGGACTGGGGCTGGTTTATTTAGTGGGCTTTGCACTGTTATTCATCTATTGGCGATTTTTGATGTAA
- a CDS encoding HDOD domain-containing protein: MIDLDDKVLADVKHGFNLPPKPALISELQAALAAPDPDLNDIASIIAHDVSTSAAVLKIINSPLYGLARTVTDVKQAVVFLGLDSISKLVTGFLLKQTFGQRKCCISLERFWDNASDIADSIMVIGNKLKSRVPIENLHLLGLFHDAGIAAMAVNYPDYMETLIAANKDYDKLLIEHEEEKYETNHAIIGYFLAASWNLPQSICQMILCHHDPEFLGNCKDDEQKLAFAALKMAENFVHINKRFVAAPDWHLMKADVLKVLNLDEDDYQDIKEDLDEYFLEQDGVSD, encoded by the coding sequence ATGATAGATCTAGACGACAAAGTGTTAGCTGACGTCAAACATGGTTTTAATTTACCACCGAAGCCCGCGCTGATAAGCGAGTTGCAAGCAGCACTTGCTGCACCGGATCCAGACCTGAACGACATCGCTTCTATCATCGCTCATGATGTCAGCACCTCAGCCGCGGTGCTAAAAATCATCAATTCCCCACTGTACGGTTTGGCAAGAACGGTAACTGATGTAAAACAGGCTGTCGTCTTTCTAGGTCTAGACTCTATTAGTAAGCTTGTGACCGGCTTTTTGCTCAAACAAACCTTTGGCCAACGTAAATGTTGTATCAGTTTGGAGCGGTTTTGGGATAACGCTTCAGACATCGCAGATAGCATTATGGTGATTGGTAATAAACTTAAATCGCGTGTTCCTATCGAAAACTTGCACTTACTAGGCTTATTTCATGACGCAGGGATTGCCGCTATGGCGGTAAATTACCCCGATTATATGGAAACGCTCATTGCCGCTAACAAAGATTATGACAAGCTGTTAATCGAGCACGAAGAAGAAAAGTACGAGACCAATCATGCTATTATCGGCTACTTCCTCGCAGCTTCCTGGAATTTGCCACAAAGTATTTGTCAGATGATTTTATGCCATCATGACCCTGAGTTTTTGGGAAACTGTAAAGACGACGAGCAGAAATTAGCTTTCGCTGCTCTAAAAATGGCTGAAAATTTTGTACATATCAATAAACGTTTTGTTGCCGCGCCTGATTGGCACTTAATGAAAGCAGATGTATTGAAGGTTTTAAATTTAGATGAAGATGATTACCAAGACATCAAAGAAGACCTAGATGAATACTTTTTAGAGCAAGATGGAGTAAGCGACTAG
- a CDS encoding AbgT family transporter: MHETQQANSQNSAITRFLNGIERVGNKLPDPAIIFLSAMLLIWLLSWLFSGVEFSAIDPRTNQAIVVHNLLDPNALAGFMATMVKTFTGFAPLGVVLVAMLGVGVAEHSGYINTGLKIMLKRTPQALLTPSIILIAIVSHTATDAGYVLVIPLAGVIFYAMGRHPLAGIAAAFAGVSGGFSANFIPSGIDPLLQSFTQSAAQIIDPEIAINPLNNWFFTSASSLFIILLGWYITDKIIEPRLKATEIDGDTESLPSFDEITSKEKKGFVVASIVMLAGIALLVYASSGEDSALRSPSGALTDFSAPLMQSIVPLIFLLFWIPGAVYGFVVGTFKTSKDMIDAMTKAMNSMSYYIVMAFFCALFISAFSHSNLGALLAIEGAQVLKALALPSYVTVVGIIFLTAFVNLFVGSSSAKWALLGPIFVPMLMQLGISPDLTQAAYRVGDSGSNIITPLMPYFPLVVVYCQKYVKSTGIGTLIAMMLPYSIAFLIGWSIFLLIYWMLGIPLGLQASYAYPAGM; encoded by the coding sequence ATGCACGAAACACAACAAGCGAACTCGCAAAACTCTGCGATCACCCGTTTTTTAAACGGGATAGAGCGGGTGGGGAATAAACTTCCTGATCCTGCAATCATTTTCTTATCAGCAATGTTGCTGATTTGGCTACTATCTTGGTTATTTTCAGGCGTAGAATTTAGCGCTATTGATCCAAGAACCAATCAGGCGATTGTCGTTCACAATTTATTAGACCCAAATGCGCTTGCCGGATTTATGGCAACGATGGTAAAAACCTTCACGGGATTTGCACCATTAGGCGTGGTGCTAGTTGCTATGCTAGGTGTGGGTGTTGCCGAACATTCTGGCTATATTAATACTGGCCTTAAAATCATGCTTAAACGCACGCCTCAAGCACTACTAACTCCTTCTATTATTCTTATCGCAATTGTAAGCCACACGGCGACAGATGCTGGATACGTGTTAGTTATTCCGCTTGCCGGTGTTATTTTCTATGCGATGGGAAGACATCCTCTTGCGGGTATTGCTGCGGCATTTGCTGGCGTAAGCGGCGGATTTAGCGCGAACTTTATTCCTTCAGGTATCGATCCGTTGCTACAAAGCTTTACCCAAAGTGCAGCGCAGATCATCGATCCAGAAATCGCGATTAACCCACTAAACAACTGGTTTTTCACCTCAGCATCGAGCTTATTCATTATTTTATTAGGTTGGTATATCACTGATAAAATCATAGAGCCAAGGCTAAAAGCGACAGAAATTGACGGCGATACAGAGAGCTTGCCTTCGTTTGATGAGATCACAAGCAAAGAAAAAAAGGGCTTTGTGGTGGCGTCTATTGTGATGTTAGCAGGTATTGCATTATTGGTTTATGCATCAAGCGGTGAAGATTCAGCACTACGCAGCCCGTCGGGCGCTTTAACTGATTTTAGTGCGCCGTTAATGCAATCAATTGTACCACTTATCTTCCTGCTGTTTTGGATCCCTGGTGCGGTATACGGTTTCGTTGTCGGTACGTTTAAAACCTCAAAGGACATGATTGATGCCATGACTAAAGCCATGAATAGCATGTCTTACTACATTGTTATGGCGTTTTTCTGTGCACTTTTCATCAGTGCCTTCAGCCATTCAAATTTGGGTGCACTGCTTGCCATTGAAGGGGCTCAAGTATTAAAAGCATTGGCGCTGCCAAGCTATGTTACTGTAGTTGGTATTATCTTCTTGACCGCATTTGTAAACTTATTTGTAGGGTCAAGCTCTGCGAAGTGGGCATTGCTGGGGCCGATTTTTGTTCCGATGTTAATGCAATTGGGCATTTCACCTGATTTAACACAAGCGGCTTATCGTGTTGGTGATTCTGGCTCAAATATAATCACTCCGCTTATGCCTTACTTCCCGCTGGTTGTGGTTTATTGCCAGAAATACGTTAAGTCGACAGGAATAGGTACATTGATAGCGATGATGTTGCCTTACTCAATTGCCTTTTTGATTGGTTGGAGCATCTTCTTATTGATCTACTGGATGCTTGGTATTCCACTAGGTCTACAAGCAAGTTATGCATATCCAGCTGGTATGTAA